From one Tetragenococcus osmophilus genomic stretch:
- the dnaI gene encoding primosomal protein DnaI, which translates to MEDVSKNLNKLMNQKDYRTRFSEMMTEVLKDQEVQNFLDEHKDELSAEDIERSYAKLYEFVQEKRKFELNDPSMIAPGYEPQLILNFHSVDVTYIPTQELVAKQEQEEIRNRIQALSMPKDIQEARMENYDGTTGRAKAFIGAMDFINAYKDAPNSFHKGLYLVGSFGVGKTYLLGAIARDLAEAGYTSTLLHFPSFAVDMKQSIKKDEVGEKLDAVKSASILMLDDIGADSMSSWIRDDIFGVILQYRMQEQLPTFFSSNFTMSELEQHLSVTQRGEEEPLKAKRLLERIRYLTQEIQMTGRNRRNT; encoded by the coding sequence ATGGAAGATGTCAGTAAAAATCTAAATAAATTAATGAATCAAAAGGATTACCGAACGCGTTTTTCAGAAATGATGACCGAGGTACTAAAAGATCAAGAGGTCCAAAACTTTTTGGATGAACATAAAGATGAACTCTCAGCAGAAGATATTGAACGAAGTTATGCAAAATTGTATGAATTTGTCCAGGAAAAACGGAAGTTTGAACTAAATGATCCAAGCATGATTGCTCCAGGATATGAACCGCAATTAATTTTGAACTTTCACTCGGTTGATGTAACTTATATTCCAACACAAGAACTAGTGGCTAAACAAGAGCAAGAAGAAATTCGCAATCGTATTCAAGCTTTAAGTATGCCTAAGGATATACAAGAAGCTCGTATGGAAAATTACGATGGGACGACAGGACGTGCAAAAGCCTTTATAGGTGCAATGGATTTCATTAATGCTTATAAAGATGCGCCTAATTCTTTTCATAAGGGACTTTATTTAGTAGGTAGTTTTGGTGTCGGAAAGACATACTTACTTGGTGCTATTGCCAGAGATTTAGCTGAAGCAGGATATACATCAACACTTCTTCACTTTCCTTCATTTGCGGTAGATATGAAACAATCGATTAAAAAGGATGAAGTTGGTGAAAAATTGGACGCGGTTAAAAGTGCTTCTATTTTGATGTTAGACGATATAGGCGCTGATTCAATGAGCAGTTGGATTCGAGACGATATTTTTGGAGTAATTTTGCAATATCGTATGCAGGAACAATTGCCAACTTTCTTTAGTTCTAATTTCACGATGAGTGAATTAGAACAACATCTATCAGTGACTCAAAGAGGAGAAGAAGAGCCTTTAAAAGCTAAACGCTTATTA
- a CDS encoding replication initiation and membrane attachment family protein yields MYSAWDEVQPNHIYQVTKSFPLTEEGDNGLMYLYQPIIGQKALALYYGFLGDKDDQFENEFAHIDMLDALNMGLPDFLEARKQLEGMGLLSVFAKEDPEFGKMFLYRLEEPIHPRAFFQDDTYSFLLLNTVGERKFRQMVRRFQPEKPDLSDYQEITRGFREVYGALDEQRFSRNAQQLEKISQDYQVSDHNKVQLDEQQIDWEFLFELAQRKFIAKENFDENFKQQLTLYANLFGFDEMKLVELMTDAVSLVDGMIDQKALDKTIRQQETVKKEKNQPELDENGDEEIHRFNTLRQTGFSENDIQLIKIAQNSAPMDFLQAIKNEKHNYVTDQETWTIKTLVERSPLPNSVINVLVHYVLVIKKNSFLQANFVNQIATNWSELEIISPEQAIKHVRDLVKEAKNKPSKKASTATKKNQPVRKETLPDWVDNPTEEVEDPAVQEEINQKLQDYLKRKEGEN; encoded by the coding sequence TTGTATAGTGCTTGGGATGAGGTACAGCCCAATCATATTTATCAAGTGACAAAAAGCTTTCCTCTGACTGAAGAAGGAGATAATGGACTGATGTATCTTTACCAGCCCATTATTGGCCAAAAAGCACTTGCTTTATATTATGGTTTTTTAGGAGATAAGGATGACCAGTTCGAAAATGAATTTGCTCATATTGATATGCTTGATGCATTGAATATGGGCTTACCTGATTTTTTAGAAGCTCGGAAACAGTTAGAAGGCATGGGCTTACTCTCTGTCTTTGCCAAAGAAGATCCAGAATTTGGAAAAATGTTTCTTTATCGTTTAGAAGAGCCCATTCATCCGCGAGCTTTTTTCCAAGACGATACTTATAGTTTTTTATTACTAAATACGGTCGGTGAGCGTAAATTCCGACAAATGGTGCGTCGTTTTCAACCTGAAAAACCGGACTTATCAGACTACCAGGAAATTACGCGCGGCTTTCGGGAAGTCTATGGTGCTTTAGATGAACAAAGGTTTAGTCGTAACGCCCAACAATTAGAAAAAATTTCGCAAGACTATCAAGTTTCAGACCATAATAAAGTTCAATTAGATGAGCAACAGATTGATTGGGAGTTTTTATTTGAACTAGCTCAGCGAAAGTTTATTGCCAAAGAAAACTTTGATGAAAACTTCAAACAACAACTAACTTTATACGCAAACTTATTTGGTTTTGATGAAATGAAGCTAGTTGAATTAATGACAGATGCTGTTTCTTTAGTTGATGGAATGATTGATCAGAAGGCTTTAGATAAGACGATTCGACAACAGGAAACTGTGAAAAAGGAAAAGAATCAACCTGAATTGGATGAAAATGGAGACGAGGAAATCCATCGTTTCAATACTTTACGGCAAACGGGTTTTTCCGAAAATGATATCCAACTAATTAAAATTGCACAAAACAGTGCGCCTATGGACTTTTTACAAGCAATTAAAAATGAAAAACATAATTACGTAACGGATCAAGAAACCTGGACAATAAAGACCTTAGTAGAGCGAAGTCCTTTGCCCAATAGTGTTATTAATGTGTTGGTTCATTATGTTTTAGTGATTAAGAAAAATAGCTTCTTACAAGCGAATTTTGTCAACCAAATCGCAACAAATTGGTCTGAATTAGAGATCATTAGTCCAGAACAAGCAATTAAGCATGTAAGAGATCTCGTGAAAGAAGCAAAAAATAAACCAAGTAAGAAGGCAAGTACGGCTACGAAAAAGAACCAGCCTGTTCGTAAAGAAACATTACCAGACTGGGTAGATAACCCGACAGAAGAAGTAGAGGACCCAGCAGTACAAGAAGAAATTAATCAAAAACTTCAAGACTATCTGAAACGCAAAGAAGGTGAAAACTAA
- the nrdR gene encoding transcriptional regulator NrdR: MHCPKCHHHNSRVIDSRQTDDGRAIRRRRECENCGHRFTTFERIEEAPLLVIKKNGAREEFNREKILRGLIRSAEKRPVAMEQMEQIVDHVESRIRELGENEISSTQIGEYVMEVLKDVDEIAYIRFASVYRQFKDMSVFLKELEDIVGKANDSQE, encoded by the coding sequence ATGCATTGTCCAAAATGCCATCACCATAACTCACGTGTTATTGATAGCCGTCAAACCGATGACGGACGAGCAATTAGAAGAAGAAGAGAGTGCGAAAACTGTGGACACCGTTTTACAACTTTTGAACGTATCGAAGAAGCGCCTCTTTTAGTTATCAAAAAAAATGGGGCACGAGAAGAATTCAACCGTGAAAAAATCTTACGCGGGCTTATTCGTTCAGCTGAAAAACGCCCAGTAGCAATGGAACAAATGGAACAAATCGTTGACCACGTAGAAAGCCGGATACGCGAGTTAGGAGAAAACGAAATTTCTTCTACTCAAATTGGTGAATATGTTATGGAAGTTTTAAAAGACGTCGACGAGATTGCTTATATTCGTTTTGCTAGTGTCTATCGTCAATTTAAAGATATGTCTGTATTTTTAAAAGAATTAGAAGATATTGTAGGTAAAGCAAACGATTCACAAGAATAA
- the coaE gene encoding dephospho-CoA kinase (Dephospho-CoA kinase (CoaE) performs the final step in coenzyme A biosynthesis.), with amino-acid sequence MSFVLGITGGIATGKSTVVDLFKKYNFPVIDADIVAREVVEPNTPGLKKIVSTFGEDILHTDGSLNRQKLGQIIFADPKKRQTLNQLLAPFLQESIINQINEARRHSSLVIADIPLLFEAGYEKSVDQIAVVYIPENLQVSRLMKRENLTEKEARQKVASQLSIEKKKSQADVIFDNQQDRSFICQQVTSWLKAKQFL; translated from the coding sequence ATGAGTTTTGTCCTTGGAATAACTGGAGGAATTGCGACAGGGAAAAGTACGGTTGTTGACCTTTTTAAGAAATATAATTTTCCAGTTATCGATGCAGATATCGTCGCAAGAGAAGTAGTGGAACCTAATACACCGGGACTAAAAAAGATTGTTTCGACTTTTGGCGAAGATATTCTGCATACTGATGGTTCTTTAAATCGTCAAAAGTTGGGGCAGATAATTTTTGCCGATCCAAAAAAAAGACAAACATTGAATCAATTGCTCGCCCCTTTTTTACAAGAATCGATTATAAATCAAATAAACGAGGCAAGAAGGCACTCTTCCTTAGTGATTGCAGATATTCCCTTGCTTTTTGAAGCAGGGTATGAAAAATCTGTTGATCAAATAGCAGTGGTATATATTCCTGAAAATTTGCAAGTTTCGCGGTTAATGAAAAGAGAGAACCTCACAGAAAAAGAGGCTCGTCAAAAAGTTGCTAGTCAACTTTCGATCGAAAAGAAAAAAAGCCAAGCAGATGTTATTTTTGATAACCAGCAAGATCGCTCTTTTATCTGTCAGCAAGTAACTTCTTGGTTAAAAGCAAAGCAATTTCTATGA
- the mutM gene encoding DNA-formamidopyrimidine glycosylase produces MPELPEVETVKKGLLHLVQHKRIAEVIVRWPKIVEVPTVDEFCQNLIGEQIENIQRRGKFLLFKLTHFDLISHLRMEGKYEYFPEEELVQVDKHTHVIFKFTDGSQLHYNDVRKFGRMILVEKDQGPLYKGIQKLGPEPTSDEFDLANFASNLQKSTSFIKPLLLNQKVVAGLGNIYTDEALWFAKIHPQQPASTLTHSQIEDLREAIIEVLGRAVKAGGTTIRSYKNALGEAGAFQLDLMVYGKTDEPCPRCGTPIAKIQVGQRGTHLCPYCQKIRGQDS; encoded by the coding sequence TTGCCAGAATTACCTGAAGTAGAAACAGTAAAAAAAGGATTGCTTCATCTTGTTCAGCATAAAAGAATCGCCGAAGTAATTGTTAGATGGCCTAAAATTGTTGAAGTGCCAACAGTGGATGAGTTTTGTCAAAATTTAATAGGAGAACAAATTGAAAATATCCAACGAAGAGGGAAATTTCTTTTGTTTAAATTGACTCATTTTGACTTGATTTCTCATTTACGCATGGAAGGAAAATACGAATATTTTCCAGAAGAAGAGCTGGTACAAGTCGATAAACATACGCACGTTATATTTAAATTTACTGATGGTAGTCAGCTTCATTACAATGACGTGCGAAAATTTGGTCGTATGATCTTAGTTGAAAAAGATCAAGGCCCTCTTTACAAAGGAATTCAAAAATTAGGCCCAGAACCTACAAGTGATGAATTTGACTTAGCAAATTTTGCATCAAATTTGCAAAAATCCACTTCATTTATAAAACCGTTATTGTTAAATCAAAAAGTTGTGGCTGGCTTAGGAAATATTTATACCGATGAAGCTTTATGGTTTGCAAAAATCCATCCGCAACAACCGGCATCTACATTAACTCATAGCCAAATAGAAGATCTGCGAGAAGCTATCATTGAAGTTTTAGGTAGAGCAGTAAAAGCGGGTGGAACCACAATTCGAAGTTATAAAAATGCTTTAGGTGAGGCCGGTGCTTTTCAATTGGATTTAATGGTGTATGGAAAAACCGATGAGCCATGCCCTCGATGTGGCACACCAATTGCTAAAATACAAGTAGGCCAAAGAGGGACACATCTGTGTCCTTATTGTCAGAAAATAAGGGGGCAAGATTCATGA
- the polA gene encoding DNA polymerase I, with product MAKNKLLLVDGNSVAFRAFYALHGSLERFKNPSGLHTNAIYAFNLMFENVMEKEDPTHVLVAFDAGKTTFRNEMYEDYKGGRAKTPGELNEQLPYIRELINGLGISHYELKNYEADDIIGTLANQVDKNKFDVTVLTGDRDLTQLATDSIKVAITKKGVSDTEDYTPEHIADKYDGLEPKQIIDMKGLAGDASDNIPGVNKIGDKTAIKLLNEYGSVETLYQNIDDMKQSKMKENLIHDKDTALLSKKLATINTSAPVDISIDSLKYEGSDLEKLVPFYKEMNFRSFLENLDVNEENHDLEDILFEAVDEPTKEMFTDDMALYVEMLGENYHVEDIVGIAWGNDKKIYVSDSDKIFSNEAFKSWLLDKNKHKRVYNAKSTQVALNRYIALPESLTFDVLVAAYLLDTTDNSGDIAGICAHYDYHDIQPDEAVYGKGAKKGLPEDKETFFSHLARKIKAIQWLTPKLEEELKDKNQMDLYRDMEAPISSILAEMEITGITVDANRLNKMKDEFAQRLNEIEEKIYEQAGERFNINSPKQLGHILFEKMELPVIKKTKTGYSTAVDVLEQLKDQSPIVEDILQYRQIAKIQSTYVEGLLKVILQDGKVHTRYLQTLTQTGRLSSVDPNLQNIPIRLEEGRKIRQAFVPRKQDWVIYSSDYSQIELRVLAHVSKDKHLQEAFNENQDIHASTAMRVFDIDKPEDVTPNIRRQAKAVNFGIVYGISDYGLSQNLGISRKEAKNYIDTYFERYPGVKQYMNDSVAQAKEKGYAETLYNRRRYLENINSSNFNLRSFAERTAINSPIQGSAADILKIAMIELDKQLKEKKLEASMLLQVHDELVFEVPQSELETLDKLVKEIMEKAVQLDVPLITESSWGKTWYDAK from the coding sequence ATGGCAAAAAATAAATTATTATTGGTAGATGGCAATAGTGTTGCGTTTCGCGCATTCTATGCTCTTCATGGTTCCTTGGAACGTTTTAAAAACCCAAGTGGACTTCACACCAACGCAATTTATGCGTTTAATTTAATGTTTGAAAATGTAATGGAAAAAGAAGATCCAACACATGTTTTAGTGGCATTTGATGCTGGAAAGACTACCTTCCGTAATGAAATGTATGAGGATTATAAAGGTGGAAGAGCAAAAACACCGGGAGAATTAAACGAGCAACTTCCCTATATTCGCGAATTAATTAATGGCTTGGGAATTTCTCATTATGAATTAAAAAATTACGAGGCCGATGACATTATCGGTACTTTAGCTAATCAAGTAGATAAAAATAAATTCGATGTTACAGTACTTACAGGCGACCGGGATTTAACTCAATTAGCTACTGATAGCATAAAGGTAGCTATTACTAAAAAAGGAGTTAGTGATACAGAAGACTACACTCCAGAACATATTGCAGATAAATACGATGGACTAGAGCCTAAACAAATTATTGATATGAAGGGATTAGCCGGAGATGCTTCAGACAATATCCCAGGTGTAAACAAAATTGGTGATAAAACCGCAATTAAACTATTGAACGAATACGGCTCAGTGGAAACTCTCTATCAAAATATTGACGATATGAAACAAAGTAAGATGAAAGAAAACCTCATTCACGATAAAGACACGGCTTTGCTTTCTAAAAAATTAGCAACAATTAATACTTCTGCTCCAGTAGATATCTCTATAGATTCATTGAAGTATGAAGGAAGTGACTTGGAAAAACTAGTTCCTTTTTATAAGGAAATGAATTTTCGCTCATTCTTAGAAAACCTTGATGTTAATGAAGAAAATCATGACCTAGAAGATATTTTATTTGAGGCAGTAGACGAACCTACAAAAGAAATGTTTACTGATGATATGGCCTTATACGTGGAAATGTTAGGTGAAAATTATCATGTAGAAGATATTGTGGGGATTGCATGGGGAAATGATAAGAAAATTTATGTTTCTGATAGTGATAAAATTTTTTCAAACGAAGCTTTTAAATCGTGGTTGCTAGATAAAAATAAACATAAAAGAGTGTATAACGCCAAAAGTACTCAAGTAGCTTTGAACCGTTACATTGCTTTACCTGAAAGTCTTACATTTGATGTATTAGTAGCGGCTTATTTATTAGATACAACGGATAATTCTGGAGATATTGCAGGGATTTGCGCTCACTATGATTATCATGATATCCAACCAGATGAGGCTGTTTATGGTAAAGGAGCTAAAAAAGGGCTTCCAGAAGATAAAGAGACATTTTTTTCTCATTTGGCTCGAAAAATCAAAGCTATTCAATGGCTTACACCAAAATTAGAAGAAGAACTTAAAGATAAAAACCAAATGGACTTATATCGAGATATGGAAGCTCCTATTTCTTCTATTTTAGCTGAAATGGAGATTACTGGAATTACGGTGGATGCCAATCGTTTGAACAAAATGAAAGATGAATTTGCTCAAAGATTGAATGAAATCGAAGAAAAAATTTATGAACAAGCCGGAGAAAGGTTTAATATCAATTCACCAAAACAATTGGGGCATATTTTATTTGAGAAAATGGAATTACCAGTAATTAAAAAAACGAAAACAGGTTATTCTACGGCTGTTGATGTTTTAGAACAATTAAAAGATCAATCGCCAATAGTGGAAGATATCTTACAATATCGCCAAATTGCCAAAATCCAATCTACCTATGTTGAAGGTCTATTAAAAGTTATTTTGCAAGATGGAAAAGTTCATACTAGGTATTTACAAACTTTGACACAAACTGGACGTTTAAGTTCTGTTGATCCAAACTTACAAAATATCCCAATTCGTTTAGAAGAAGGACGAAAAATTCGACAAGCATTTGTTCCTAGAAAACAAGATTGGGTGATCTATTCTTCTGATTATTCCCAAATTGAATTACGAGTACTCGCTCACGTTTCAAAAGATAAGCATTTGCAGGAAGCTTTCAATGAGAATCAAGATATACATGCAAGTACAGCTATGAGAGTATTTGATATTGATAAACCAGAAGATGTAACACCTAATATACGGCGACAAGCAAAAGCAGTAAACTTTGGAATTGTTTACGGTATTTCTGATTATGGCTTATCACAGAACTTGGGAATTTCTCGCAAGGAAGCAAAAAATTATATTGACACTTATTTTGAACGTTACCCAGGTGTAAAACAATATATGAACGATTCTGTGGCTCAAGCTAAAGAAAAAGGCTATGCTGAAACACTTTATAATCGTCGACGTTATCTTGAAAATATTAATTCTAGCAACTTTAATCTACGCTCATTTGCTGAACGGACGGCGATCAATTCTCCTATCCAAGGTAGTGCAGCGGATATTTTAAAAATTGCGATGATCGAACTAGATAAACAATTAAAAGAGAAAAAACTAGAAGCATCGATGCTTTTACAAGTACATGACGAATTGGTTTTTGAAGTTCCGCAAAGTGAACTAGAAACATTAGATAAATTAGTAAAAGAGATTATGGAAAAAGCCGTTCAATTAGATGTCCCATTGATCACAGAAAGTAGCTGGGGAAAAACTTGGTATGATGCTAAATAA
- a CDS encoding IS110 family transposase produces MNRNAVGIDVSKGKSMVAILRPFGEVVSSPFEVHHTSDEIRALIEQIQSVPGETRIVLEHTGRYHEPLVHELSQAHLFISPVNPKLIKDFRTPSLRKVKSDKTDALKIARYALDSWPELKQYGPMNEIRNQLKTMNRQFDFYMKHKTAMKNNLIGILDQTYPGANAYFSSPARNNGHQKWVDFATTYWHVDCVRQKTLPAFIDHYQNWCQRKKYNFNPTKAKEIYEGAKQLVPVLPKDPLTHQLVKQAVEQLNTASITVEGLRTLMNETAAKLPEYTIVMAMKGVGPSLGPQLMAEIGDVTRFTHKSAITAFAGVDPGVNQSGAYEQKGVRASKRGSSTLRKTLFQVMDVLIKTQPQEDAVYQFLDKKRAQGKPYYVYMTAGANKFLRIYYGRVKEYLNALSQ; encoded by the coding sequence ATGAATCGAAACGCTGTAGGTATTGATGTCTCTAAGGGCAAAAGCATGGTGGCTATTCTTCGCCCCTTTGGAGAAGTGGTTTCTTCCCCCTTTGAAGTTCACCACACCTCCGATGAGATCCGTGCTTTAATTGAACAGATCCAATCCGTTCCAGGAGAAACGCGTATCGTTCTGGAACACACAGGGCGTTATCATGAACCCCTCGTCCACGAGCTTTCCCAAGCCCACCTCTTTATCAGTCCCGTCAATCCTAAACTGATCAAAGATTTTCGAACCCCTTCTCTTCGTAAAGTAAAGTCAGACAAGACCGATGCATTAAAGATTGCTCGCTATGCTCTTGACAGCTGGCCAGAATTGAAACAGTATGGACCTATGAACGAAATACGGAATCAATTAAAAACCATGAACCGACAGTTTGACTTTTATATGAAGCATAAAACCGCTATGAAAAACAACTTGATTGGGATCCTCGATCAAACCTATCCAGGAGCCAACGCCTACTTTAGTAGTCCTGCTCGCAATAACGGACACCAGAAATGGGTGGATTTTGCCACGACTTACTGGCATGTGGACTGCGTTCGTCAAAAGACGCTCCCTGCTTTTATCGACCATTACCAAAATTGGTGTCAACGCAAGAAGTACAACTTCAATCCAACAAAAGCGAAAGAAATTTATGAAGGCGCTAAGCAGCTTGTTCCTGTACTTCCTAAAGATCCTTTGACTCACCAATTAGTAAAACAAGCGGTCGAACAATTAAACACGGCTTCCATAACCGTAGAGGGACTCCGAACCTTGATGAATGAAACGGCAGCCAAGCTCCCAGAGTACACTATCGTCATGGCCATGAAAGGCGTCGGCCCTTCTCTCGGTCCTCAGTTGATGGCTGAAATCGGAGATGTGACACGATTTACTCATAAAAGTGCAATTACGGCATTTGCGGGCGTTGATCCAGGCGTGAATCAATCGGGAGCCTATGAACAAAAGGGCGTCCGTGCTTCTAAGAGAGGCTCTTCCACCTTACGTAAAACGTTGTTTCAAGTCATGGACGTATTGATCAAGACACAACCCCAAGAAGATGCCGTCTATCAATTCCTGGATAAAAAGCGAGCTCAAGGGAAGCCCTATTATGTTTACATGACGGCAGGGGCGAATAAGTTCCTTCGCATTTACTATGGAAGAGTCAAAGAATATTTAAATGCTCTCTCTCAGTAA
- a CDS encoding Bax inhibitor-1/YccA family protein, with protein MNNNPAIEAKGVNHFYAKVYSIFALGLGISAISAYFAMTVFFEQTISFIDSFPLGLTGIWLAEIILVVLLSAKAQKNPSLTVAGFIVYSLLNGLVLSITLSMYTPALVGRAFATATATFLAMALYGAVTKRDLSGIGRAAIGLLIGVIVATLINFFLQSSAVDYLLSYLTVAIFLGLTAYDNQQIRNLYFATAGQENTGFAAFMALQLYLDFINLFLSFLRIFSRN; from the coding sequence ATGAATAACAACCCGGCAATTGAAGCAAAGGGCGTTAACCACTTTTATGCTAAGGTATATAGTATTTTTGCTTTAGGTTTAGGTATTAGCGCAATTTCAGCTTATTTTGCGATGACAGTATTTTTTGAACAAACCATTTCATTTATAGACAGTTTCCCCTTAGGATTAACAGGGATTTGGCTTGCTGAAATTATTTTGGTCGTTTTGTTAAGTGCTAAAGCTCAAAAGAACCCCTCATTAACGGTTGCAGGTTTTATTGTCTACTCGTTACTAAACGGCTTAGTCTTATCGATTACTTTATCTATGTATACACCGGCATTAGTTGGCAGGGCTTTTGCTACAGCAACGGCTACCTTTTTGGCTATGGCTTTGTATGGTGCCGTAACAAAACGTGATCTAAGCGGTATCGGCCGTGCAGCGATTGGTTTGTTGATTGGCGTTATTGTTGCTACATTAATTAATTTCTTTTTACAAAGCTCAGCCGTTGATTATCTTTTGTCTTATTTAACAGTCGCAATCTTTTTAGGTTTAACTGCTTATGATAATCAACAGATTCGAAATTTGTATTTTGCGACAGCCGGACAAGAGAACACAGGTTTTGCTGCCTTTATGGCATTACAACTTTATCTTGACTTTATTAACTTGTTCTTGTCATTTCTACGTATTTTTTCTAGAAATTAA
- a CDS encoding MaoC family dehydratase: MDIGKLNKLGKTIDEIEEGQTMSVTEAIEDDQILLYLGLTNDANPLYIQHDYAQKTIYEQPIVPSVLLMGVVTSTVSKHFPGPGSHIVNFSVNFVEAVYHYEMLTFLFEVIKVDKHKEDVTLSVEAVNTEGKRVLDAVVMVQPPMIYKEESEENNE; encoded by the coding sequence TTGGACATAGGAAAGCTAAATAAATTAGGAAAGACAATCGATGAAATTGAAGAAGGTCAGACAATGTCTGTGACAGAAGCGATTGAAGATGATCAGATATTATTGTATTTAGGCCTAACTAATGACGCAAATCCTTTGTATATCCAGCACGATTATGCACAAAAAACAATCTATGAGCAACCGATTGTTCCGTCTGTTTTGTTAATGGGGGTTGTTACAAGTACTGTATCAAAACATTTCCCAGGCCCAGGATCACATATTGTTAATTTTTCTGTGAACTTTGTTGAAGCAGTGTATCACTATGAAATGTTAACTTTCTTATTTGAAGTGATCAAAGTAGATAAACATAAAGAAGACGTAACACTTTCTGTAGAAGCAGTAAATACAGAAGGAAAACGGGTGCTAGATGCAGTTGTGATGGTGCAACCTCCTATGATTTATAAAGAAGAAAGTGAGGAAAATAATGAATAA
- the murC gene encoding UDP-N-acetylmuramate--L-alanine ligase gives MVKQEKRIYHFVGIKGSGMSSLALILHEQGEQVQGSDVEKYFFTQVGLEKAGIPIYTFDADNITQGLTVIAGNAFPDDHKELVRARELGLTVIRYHDFIGHFIQNFTSIAVTGSHGKTSTTGLLAHVLSGIVPTSFLIGDGTGHGRPDAEFFAFEACEYQRHFLAYRPDYVIMTNIDFDHPDYFKSIDDVFSAFQTMANQVKKGILAFGDDPYLQKLEADVPIYYYGVNPEDDIRAENITRTTTGSAFDVYFHEDFIGHFDLPAFGQHNINNALGVIASAHLEGFNMKDVAEEMESFSGVKRRFSEKKVSDMVIVDDYAHHPAEIKATIDGARQKYPDKEIIAVFQPHTFSRTIALMDDFAEALNLADNVYLCDIFGSAREQNGDVKIEDLGNKIAKGGEVIQEDNVSPLLDHENSVIIFMGAGDVQKFERSYENLLSNTTRSVL, from the coding sequence ATGGTAAAACAAGAAAAAAGAATCTATCACTTTGTAGGAATCAAAGGATCAGGAATGAGTTCCCTAGCTTTAATATTGCATGAACAAGGAGAACAAGTACAAGGTTCTGATGTAGAAAAATACTTTTTCACGCAAGTTGGTTTAGAAAAAGCGGGCATACCTATCTATACTTTTGATGCAGATAATATCACTCAGGGATTGACTGTTATTGCCGGCAATGCTTTTCCTGATGATCATAAAGAGTTAGTTCGAGCAAGAGAATTAGGATTAACAGTGATTCGGTATCATGATTTTATTGGGCATTTCATCCAAAACTTTACAAGTATTGCTGTTACAGGTTCCCACGGAAAAACGAGTACAACAGGCTTGCTAGCTCATGTGCTAAGTGGCATAGTTCCTACTAGTTTTTTGATTGGCGACGGTACAGGGCATGGCCGTCCTGATGCTGAGTTTTTTGCTTTTGAAGCATGTGAGTATCAACGACATTTCCTAGCGTATCGCCCAGATTATGTCATTATGACTAATATTGACTTTGATCATCCGGATTATTTCAAAAGCATTGATGATGTATTTTCTGCTTTTCAAACAATGGCTAATCAAGTAAAAAAAGGTATCTTAGCTTTTGGCGATGATCCTTATTTACAAAAACTTGAAGCAGATGTCCCTATTTATTATTATGGTGTAAATCCAGAAGATGATATTCGAGCAGAAAATATTACGCGAACAACGACTGGATCTGCTTTTGACGTATATTTCCATGAAGACTTTATTGGACATTTTGATTTACCAGCTTTTGGTCAACATAATATTAATAATGCTTTAGGTGTTATAGCTTCTGCTCATTTAGAAGGTTTTAATATGAAAGATGTTGCAGAAGAAATGGAATCATTTTCTGGTGTAAAACGTCGCTTTAGTGAAAAGAAAGTTTCTGATATGGTTATCGTTGATGATTATGCGCATCATCCTGCTGAAATAAAAGCGACGATTGATGGCGCGCGTCAAAAATATCCTGATAAAGAAATCATTGCTGTTTTTCAACCACACACTTTTTCCCGTACTATCGCTTTAATGGATGATTTTGCCGAAGCACTTAATTTGGCAGATAATGTTTACTTATGTGATATTTTTGGTTCCGCTCGTGAACAAAATGGCGATGTGAAAATTGAGGATTTAGGTAATAAAATCGCCAAAGGTGGCGAAGTGATTCAAGAAGATAATGTTTCTCCTTTACTAGATCATGAGAATTCCGTCATTATTTTCATGGGAGCAGGAGATGTACAAAAATTCGAACGTAGCTATGAAAATCTATTGAGCAACACCACGCGTAGTGTTTTATAA